From Candidatus Angelobacter sp.:
TGTTCAGGAGCATCACGTCGAATTCCGAACGCAGCACCTGCCATGTTTGTGCGACCGTGTCGCGGTCGTAACGGTTGAAAAAGTAAAACGGCTGCGACGCTTTGCCGGAGACCGACACGAATTGGACACTGTATTTTTTGACAAACGCGGATCCGCGCATCTTCTCGACGAGACCAAGCCGTTCCAGCGGGTGAAAGGTGAAGGGCAACAGCGACTCGCCTATGTGATAACGGGGGAATTTTTCACGCTCGAACACCACCACCCGGTGGCCATGGCCCGACAGAATCGCCGCGGTGGCGGCACCGGCCGGGCCGCCGCCAATGACGATGGCATCATAATGTTTGTATCCGCCCGCCTGTATTGTGGTATCGGCTTTCACGAGTCGCGAGCCGGCAACGGTGGCAGGATCTCGACGATTTCCGCCAGCGGCCGGTTTTGGGGATGAAACAGGGTGTTTCGCCGCCCGTAGAGGACGTTGGCGCCGGACAGCCGCAGCGCCTCGTTAATAAACCGGTCCGACGCCAGGCGCAGGAATGCCTTGGGCCGGCTGGTGTGTTTGACGCCGCATTCCTGCATGACGTGTCCGAGCGGACGCTGTTCCTCCAGAATCTGCCGGCGCGCTTCCGGTGTGAAACGATCCAGATAAATCTTGATCGCGCCGAACTCGACCGGCTCGTTGGTGCCATCGAGCAGCAGCACCACCTCGCGAAAATACTCGTGGCCCTGCTGCCGCCGGCCCAGCAGATGGAGGTGAATGTCGCGCCGATAAAACCTCTCCAGCGTCGGTGTCATGTCGTCGTTATGCACGAGCAACTGCCGGTAAGGCTGGGGCACGGCCTCGCCGTCCACCCGATCAAGAGGCGGCAGCGGCAATTTCATGCGCGCGTAAAACTCGTCCAGCGGGTGAGCCAGTACGAACTCGTTCGATTTCTCTCGCGCGGCTGTTGATGGAGGCCGGGAATTCATGATGCGGCTTTCAACTGCTTCACCGCGCGGCGGCCTTGGTCATCGCGCAAACCGATCTGCTCGACCGGGATTTTTTTGAAACCGGTTTTCCAGACCGGCGAACCTTCCTTCAGGCGGAAATCCATTCTGGCCGTGTCCACAAAACCGGGATCGTCGCCGACGTAATTATCACGCAACTCGAGCATCCCGGGTTTCGCGTGCCAGCCGACCTCCAGCCATTTACCGCCCGCGCAGACATTGTGCGCGACCACGTTGTGCTCCGGCGGGACCCCACCGTCCGTCGCGTAATACCTGTCGAGCGCCGCGATCTCAGGATAACGCTCGCGATAGAGCGCCGCCGGCACGGCGGCCAGTTGCTTTTTCATATAATCATAAACCATGTCGTGCCACACGGGCGACCGGTCCAATCCGCGGCCGTCGAGCTGCACCGCGGGGTTACAGTCCACAAAGATGTTGTTCTCCACCCGGTGATCGCGTCCGCCACCGAGGAACGCGGCGCGCGTCACGTGGTAAAAGATGTTTCCAACAACTTCCACGCCGCTCACGCAGTCATCCAGATAAACGCCCATTGAACCCATTCCAACGCCGCCGATTTCATGGATGAAGTTGTAGCGAATGCGGTTCCCGCGGAACGTCCAGTCACGACCGGCGTAGATCGCACCCACATCGCCTGTCTCAAGCGCGACGTGATGGATTTCGTTGAACTCGATCAGGTGCTCGTTTCCCGAAAATAGAATCGCGCAATGCGGGTGATCGTGGATCAGGTTGTGGGAAACGCGCTGACCCACGCCGCCGATCAGCACCGCCGGCACGTAACACTTCGACCAACGGCCCTGCTTCTGGAAGTGGCAATTCTCGACCACGTGTCCGGCCGGCGCGAGCGTCTGGCGGTCGCCGCCCGACAGCGACACGCCTCCGTCGCCGGTGTTTTCAATGTCGCAACTGGCAACCTGATGACCGTGACCTCCCTCGATCCGGACGCCGTAATCGCCGATCAATCGAATCGCGCAGCCAGTGATCTGGTCGGCTTCACCGCCAGTGATGGTGACCGCATCGCCGCGCGTGCATTCCAAAATCATACCTCCAACCCGGACGTGGGACACATCCGTCATTTTGAGCAACGGAGTCTCCAGCAGCGACAACAGGGCCTCGCCGGACTCGATGGGCTTCGGCGGCCAGAAGTAGAGAATGCCCGTCTTGCGATCGAGGTAGTATTCGCCCGGCTGGTCGAGCTCTTCGAGCGCGTTCAGGAAGTAGAACCGCTGGCCCTTGCGGAAACCATAGAGCCCGTGCGGCGGCGCGGTCTTGACCCGGCGCCGTTCAAGATCGAGCGACTCAACGCGCTCGTAGGAATTCGCCCAGTCCCACGCCCAGTAACCGTGCACCCACAGGTCGCTCGTGTCCTTCCAGCGACGAGGCCGGTCGCCGGTGTAATTGAATCCTCCCTCCAGCGTGCCAATCTTGCCGCCGTGATCGTCGCCTTGCCCGGCGTCGTCCGGAAACCCGGCAATCTGCTCCCATTCGCCTTCATTGGGCCAGCGGGCCAGCGTCATGGGCGCGCCGCCGAAGAACAACTCCGCGTGCGCTGCAACGATCGGCCGGCCAAAGCCCCGCGACCGCAACTGGCCAAAGTCGTCGATTCCTTGCGCGCGCAGGTCCGTTTGCAGAACGTGACCGCGCGCCTTCTCGTCCAGCCGCGACAACACCGACGGATCCGTTACCGGCCCGAATCCTTTCAACGTTCGTCCGCCGACCAGGCGCACATTTTCCTCTTTGTAGGCGCAATAAACAATCGGCGACTCCTTTGTGCCGCTGTCCTGGGCGGTCAGCTCGAAACTCTGCGTTCGCGGGTAAATGCCGCCACGAATCCAGACGGTGAAACGCCCTTTGACCGCGCTCTGCGAAGCCCGACGCAGGCGGATAGCGTCGCGCGCGGCTTCGAGCGAGGCGAATGGTTTCGCTTTCGTGCCGGGATTCGCGTTGTTGCCAGCGGTTGAAACGTACAGATCTGTCTCCGCTGCCGAAGCGGGATTTGCGAAAAAAGCCAATCCCATCGCCATCAAGACAGGCACGACGAGGCTTTTGTTCCAGGAGATTCTCATCAGTCATTATTCACCGCCCGACCCATGCTTTTCCGTGGACCGGTAGCCAATCCGATGGCAATTGCCAGCGCAGCAATGCTCGTCGCGGCTGCGCTCAAGCGGAGATGTTTATTGCGACCAAGTTCAGACATATCGCGTCGTCCGGTGTTGCGTCAGGAAGAACTCGTGCAACAGGCGGTCCACCTGCAGCAGCCCTTCACGATTGAGCAGGACCTGATCGCCTTCGATGGTCAGAAAGCCCCAGTCCTTCAAACGTTGCAGTGGTTCGGCGAAACGTTTCTCCGGATCGACACCGAACTTCTTTCGGAAGTACGCAAGGCTCAAATGGCCGAGCTTGAGTTGCAGGATGAACTCGCGGATGAACCGCTCGTCGTCGTTCGGCGTGAGTGCGCGGTAAATCGGCAGTTTGCCTTGCTCGATTTGGGCGACGTAAGGATCGAAGTCTGCGTGGTTCTGATAGTGAACGCCGCCGATGTGCCCAAAGCTCGCCACGCCCACTGACAGCAAATCCGCGCCTTCCCACAGTTTGTCGCGATAAACGAACTTCGTCTTCTTCTTGTTCTTCACCGCGGTGTAGGCGCTGGCGACGGTGTAGCCGGCTTTTTCCAGTTCGGCGAAGGCATGACTGACCCATCCGCGCTTCGTCTCCCAGTCGGCGACGGGCGCGACCAGTTTGCCTTCGGCCTTCATGCGCTGATAAATCGTCGTGTTGTAAGGAACCTCCATCTCGTAAATCGTCACGCTGTCCGGCGACAGCTCGATGGTCTTGCGCACGTTCTCCCGCCAGTTCTCCTCGGTTTCCTCGACCATGCCGGCGATGAGGTCGATGTTGACCTGCGGAAAGCCGATTTCGCGCGCGTAAGTATAGGCGCGGGCGATTTCCTTGCTGTGATGCGCGCGACCGTTGATTTCGAGGATGTGATCGTCAAAATTTTCAACGCCCAGGCTCAGGCGCGTGACGCCGAGTTCACGAATCGCCTTCAATTTGTGGTCCGTGAGCGTGCCCGGCTCGGCCTCGAAGGCGACTTCCTCCGCCTCTTCCCATGGCAGCATGGACTTCATGCCGTTGGTCAAATGTTTGAGCTGGTCCACCGAGAGATACGACGGTGTGCCGCCGCCGAAGTAAATGAAGTTTGGTTTACGTCCGCCGATGAACGGTTTGGCCGCGTAAATCGCCATCTCCCTGAGCACGGCTTCGATGTAGTTCTTGATCGCCGCTGAATCCTTGTCCGTATAGACCTTGAAGTAGCAGAAGTGGCAGCGTTTCCGGCAAAACGGAATATGCACATAAATGCCGAGCGGGACACCGGGCTTCGGCGGGCGCTCCATCGCGGAATACACTTCCGGCGTGAACTCCGGTTTCCAGAATGAAAACGGCGGATAGTTCGAGACGAAGTAATTGCCGACCGTCGTCTGTTTCTCCAGCGGCGGGGCTTTTGGAGTTTCGGCTGCAATGGTGCCAGTGCTCATATTTCAAAAATGCCGCATTCGTACTAAGTCATAATGAAAGGGGCCTCAAAAACTCGCTGGCGTTCTCAGAGAGATTCACTTCGTATTCGCCGTCCTTCACATAAACGCCCTTCATCTGTTTCTCCCAAATCTTCTCTGCGTGATACCAAGTCTTTCTGGAAAGAGTGTCGGCCAAATCACGGATCTTCTCGACTTGGATGTTCCTCGGGAAAATCACAGAGACGGCAAAACGGACATTCCCGTTGGAAACGAAGGCTACAATTTTATTGAGCGATTCATTGGTTGCCGTTGTCGGTCCGTCAACGTCGGTGTGGGCATGAATCTTGTCACGCATAGTAATCAATGAAGCATGAATATCCTTGAATTCACTGGGAACAATATCTTCCCCAACGCGAACCTCCTTTCTCTGTTTCAAAGGTTTGCCGTAAAGAGTGTGAAGCGCAGTCATGAGCGGGATGTGCAAAGGATGAGGCTGCTCGATCCTTTCATTCACAAGGAATTCACTTAGGCTCTTAACCTGCTCGAAGGTAATGGACGCATGCTGCCACTTCCAAAACTCCGATCGGACGTTGTGAGGGGCATTTTGCATTACGCATTTTATTTTGGCGGCTTCAACCCAAAGCAATACACACTCCCATCATCACTCCCGACGACAATCCTGCCATCCACCACCGCGGGTGAACTGCCGATCGGTTTGCCGATTTCATAAGCCCAGAGCTGCTTGCCCGTCGTCAGTGACACGACGTAAAGCCGACCATCGTCCGACCCGACGACTACTTTGTCGCCGACCACGACCGGCGAACTGTCCACCTTTCCTTGCGTGCTAAACGCCCAGATAGCTTCGCCCGTGTCGCGCTTCACGCAATGCAGACGCTTGTCGCGTCCGCCAAACACGACGCGATCCTTCGTCACGGCAGGCGAGGCGAAGTAGGGAAAGTCCCGGTCTTTGAACGTCCAGGCGCGCTCGCCTTTGTCGAGGTCAATGCAAAGAAACTCGTTTTCGTAGTGGCCGAAATAGGCGCGATTGTCCGCCACCGCCACCGAACCGGCGATCGGCGCGCCGACCTCGACCTCTTTGACCTGCTGCCCGTCGGCCAGCGAGATCAGGTGCAACAGTCCGTCGCATCCACCAAAGCCGGTCTTGCCCTCGAACACTGCGGGTGAGCCGTTGATGTAATTGCCCGTCTCGTAAACCCAGTTCGTCCTGCCCGTGGCGGCATCGAGGCAGTGCAGCTTGAAATCGTAGCTG
This genomic window contains:
- a CDS encoding right-handed parallel beta-helix repeat-containing protein, yielding MRISWNKSLVVPVLMAMGLAFFANPASAAETDLYVSTAGNNANPGTKAKPFASLEAARDAIRLRRASQSAVKGRFTVWIRGGIYPRTQSFELTAQDSGTKESPIVYCAYKEENVRLVGGRTLKGFGPVTDPSVLSRLDEKARGHVLQTDLRAQGIDDFGQLRSRGFGRPIVAAHAELFFGGAPMTLARWPNEGEWEQIAGFPDDAGQGDDHGGKIGTLEGGFNYTGDRPRRWKDTSDLWVHGYWAWDWANSYERVESLDLERRRVKTAPPHGLYGFRKGQRFYFLNALEELDQPGEYYLDRKTGILYFWPPKPIESGEALLSLLETPLLKMTDVSHVRVGGMILECTRGDAVTITGGEADQITGCAIRLIGDYGVRIEGGHGHQVASCDIENTGDGGVSLSGGDRQTLAPAGHVVENCHFQKQGRWSKCYVPAVLIGGVGQRVSHNLIHDHPHCAILFSGNEHLIEFNEIHHVALETGDVGAIYAGRDWTFRGNRIRYNFIHEIGGVGMGSMGVYLDDCVSGVEVVGNIFYHVTRAAFLGGGRDHRVENNIFVDCNPAVQLDGRGLDRSPVWHDMVYDYMKKQLAAVPAALYRERYPEIAALDRYYATDGGVPPEHNVVAHNVCAGGKWLEVGWHAKPGMLELRDNYVGDDPGFVDTARMDFRLKEGSPVWKTGFKKIPVEQIGLRDDQGRRAVKQLKAAS
- a CDS encoding coproporphyrinogen-III oxidase family protein, with protein sequence MSTGTIAAETPKAPPLEKQTTVGNYFVSNYPPFSFWKPEFTPEVYSAMERPPKPGVPLGIYVHIPFCRKRCHFCYFKVYTDKDSAAIKNYIEAVLREMAIYAAKPFIGGRKPNFIYFGGGTPSYLSVDQLKHLTNGMKSMLPWEEAEEVAFEAEPGTLTDHKLKAIRELGVTRLSLGVENFDDHILEINGRAHHSKEIARAYTYAREIGFPQVNIDLIAGMVEETEENWRENVRKTIELSPDSVTIYEMEVPYNTTIYQRMKAEGKLVAPVADWETKRGWVSHAFAELEKAGYTVASAYTAVKNKKKTKFVYRDKLWEGADLLSVGVASFGHIGGVHYQNHADFDPYVAQIEQGKLPIYRALTPNDDERFIREFILQLKLGHLSLAYFRKKFGVDPEKRFAEPLQRLKDWGFLTIEGDQVLLNREGLLQVDRLLHEFFLTQHRTTRYV
- a CDS encoding PQQ-binding-like beta-propeller repeat protein, whose translation is MKSARSTNLNLAAAAAIFIATLDTHASEDRETGANWPMFRGNPALTGVAAGTLPDKLSLLWSFNTGGPVRSSAAIVDGRVFIGSGGSNVFALELSGGKKIWAAKTGGPVDSSPLVLDGKVFFGSTDNSLYAVDAATGKQLWKYETGDKILGAPNWVKSPKGGANWVLVGSYDFKLHCLDAATGRTNWVYETGNYINGSPAVFEGKTGFGGCDGLLHLISLADGQQVKEVEVGAPIAGSVAVADNRAYFGHYENEFLCIDLDKGERAWTFKDRDFPYFASPAVTKDRVVFGGRDKRLHCVKRDTGEAIWAFSTQGKVDSSPVVVGDKVVVGSDDGRLYVVSLTTGKQLWAYEIGKPIGSSPAVVDGRIVVGSDDGSVYCFGLKPPK